A DNA window from Hordeum vulgare subsp. vulgare chromosome 1H, MorexV3_pseudomolecules_assembly, whole genome shotgun sequence contains the following coding sequences:
- the LOC123427838 gene encoding myrosinase-binding protein 2-like: MAATNPSYYQSGVCQDIKQKEHLFHLYMNQIFDGPGVTNGNQLSVINPGQPFGFGHTVANDWTIRDGPAANANLVARARGMHMGAGKVDENWLFCHNILFTDTRFKGSSLKVLGDFVGNNSEWAIVGGSGEFAYAQGVVVAKVIQTVPPTPGRTWELRISAFCLCIPKVIPVTKMGPWGGDGGTSFDITELPRSLQTVTIRCGDVINSVAFSYTDQAGQRKTVGPWGGNGALTATITLAPSEFIKQVLGTTGTVGGETVVTSLTLVSSITTYGPFGKANGSPFSSQVPDGNNIGGFYARAGESVNALGVYACPI; this comes from the exons ATGGCCGCTACAAACCCTTCCTACTACCAGAGTGGTGTTTGTCAAGACATCAAACAAAAGGAGCATCTCTTCCACTTATACATGAACCAGATATTTGATGGTCCGGGTGTTACCAACGGCAACCAACTCAGTGTTATCAATCCTGGTCAACCATTTGGGTTTGGTCACACCGTTGCAAACGACTGGACTATACGTGATGGTCCAGCTGCCAATGCAAACCTTGTCGCACGTGCTCGTGGCATGCACATGGGTGCGGGCAAAGTCGACGAGAACTGGTTATTCTGTCACAATATATTGTTCACTGATACCAG GTTTAAGGGGTCCAGCCTTAAGGTCCTTGGAGACTTTGTAGGAAACAATAGTGAATGGGCAATTGTAGGTGGGAGTGGAGAGTTTGCGTATGCACAAGGTGTTGTGGTCGCCAAAGTAATCCAAACTGTACCACCTACTCCCGGGCGTACTTGGGAGCTTCGTATCAGTGCTTTCTGTCTGTGTATCCCCAAAGTG ATCCCAGTGACGAAGATGGGACCTTGGGGTGGGGACGGAGGGACATCGTTTGACATCACGGAGCTTCCTCGTTCTCTTCAAACTGTTACAATTAGATGTGGGGATGTGATTAACTCGGTTGCGTTTTCCTATACTGACCAAGCTGGTCAGAGGAAAACTGTCGGACCATGGGGTGGCAATGGTGCACTTACTGCGACG ATCACTCTTGCTCCTTCCGAGTTTATAAAGCAAGTTCTTGGAACAACCGGTACAGTTGGAGGAGAGACAGTTGTTACATCACTTACCTTGGTCAGCAGCATTACAACATATGGGCCATTTGGAAAAGCAAACGGCAGCCCTTTTAGCAGCCAGGTTCCAGATGGTAACAACATTGGGGGATTCTATGCGCGTGCTGGGGAGTCTGTCAATGCACTTGGCGTTTACGCGTGCCCAATTTAG